One bacterium DNA segment encodes these proteins:
- the nrdR gene encoding transcriptional repressor NrdR, whose protein sequence is ERSPVMVVKADGRRVSYEREKILGGLLKACEKRPVARESLEQLVDGVERDLVYASLGGELTSQAIGEAVMERLHALDEVAYVRFASVYRRFADLNHFAAELNRLLDQREGKQKG, encoded by the coding sequence CGAGCGCAGCCCGGTCATGGTGGTCAAGGCGGACGGCCGCCGCGTCTCCTACGAGCGGGAGAAGATCCTCGGCGGACTGCTCAAGGCCTGCGAGAAGCGACCGGTCGCGCGCGAGTCGCTCGAGCAACTCGTCGACGGCGTCGAGCGCGACCTCGTCTACGCCAGCCTGGGCGGCGAGCTGACCAGCCAGGCCATCGGCGAGGCGGTGATGGAGCGCCTGCACGCCCTGGACGAGGTGGCCTACGTGCGCTTCGCTTCCGTCTACCGGCGATTTGCCGACCTCAACCACTTCGCGGCGGAGCTCAACCGGCTCCTCGACCAGCGCGAAGGCAAGCAGAAAGGATAG
- the rsfS gene encoding ribosome silencing factor: MSTSDSRSREKRPARKVAAAGGAGKPVADASSAELAREAAQHALAKKAEDLVVLDLRTLSPIADFFVIATGLSDVHVRAIADSVQEGLLAGSRRAKPWHLEGNDTLRWVLLDYVTVVVHVFQRGTREYYGLERFWGDAPREEIADAPGGAGGAA; this comes from the coding sequence ATGAGCACGAGCGATAGCCGCAGCCGTGAGAAGCGCCCCGCGCGCAAGGTCGCCGCCGCGGGGGGCGCCGGCAAGCCGGTCGCCGACGCGAGCAGCGCCGAACTGGCCCGTGAGGCCGCCCAGCACGCTCTGGCCAAGAAGGCCGAGGATCTGGTCGTCCTCGACCTGCGCACCTTGAGCCCGATCGCGGACTTCTTCGTCATCGCGACCGGCCTGAGCGATGTGCACGTGCGCGCGATCGCCGACAGCGTGCAGGAGGGGCTGCTCGCCGGCTCGCGGCGCGCCAAGCCCTGGCACCTCGAAGGCAACGACACCCTGCGCTGGGTGTTGCTCGACTACGTGACGGTGGTGGTACACGTCTTCCAGCGCGGGACGCGCGAGTACTACGGCCTCGAGCGGTTCTGGGGCGATGCGCCGCGCGAGGAGATCGCCGACGCGCCGGGCGGCGCCGGAGGCGCCGCGTGA
- a CDS encoding polyprenyl synthetase family protein has protein sequence MKPAFLKGLKLGNLRLREALDRDLLRVEALVRDSLRADEPFIAGLTETVLAPPGKRLRPILVLLAAGRPGASSQAAVLAAAVVEMIHTATLLHDDVVDASLHRRGQPTLNALSGDGAAILMGDFVYSRAITLLVEAELTQVLGLLATTVHRMSVGELMQLDLRDRRLLSEEAYRRVIYEKTARLIEACCASGAILGGAAAGVAAAYSDFGRNIGMAFQIVDDVLDYEADPAVLGKPVGSDLAEGKQTLPLLLAHAAAPPAGRARLEALLAAQDGDAARQEIVELVRSLGGTVAALAAARRYGEAARAALAGLPAGEIREALDATVDYVVERER, from the coding sequence ATGAAGCCCGCCTTTCTCAAAGGCCTCAAACTGGGTAACTTGCGCCTGCGCGAGGCCCTCGATCGCGATCTCCTGCGCGTCGAGGCGCTGGTCCGCGACAGCCTCCGCGCGGACGAGCCCTTCATCGCCGGCCTCACCGAGACCGTCCTCGCCCCCCCCGGCAAGCGGCTGCGGCCCATCCTCGTGCTGCTGGCCGCCGGCCGGCCGGGCGCCTCCAGCCAGGCCGCGGTGCTCGCCGCCGCCGTCGTCGAGATGATCCACACGGCCACGCTCCTGCACGACGACGTCGTCGACGCGAGCCTGCACCGCCGCGGCCAGCCGACCCTGAACGCCCTCAGCGGCGATGGTGCCGCCATCCTGATGGGCGACTTCGTCTACTCCCGGGCGATCACGCTGCTCGTCGAGGCCGAGTTGACCCAGGTGCTCGGCCTGCTCGCGACGACCGTGCACCGGATGAGCGTCGGCGAGCTGATGCAGCTGGACCTGCGCGACCGCCGCCTGCTCTCGGAGGAGGCCTACCGGCGGGTCATCTACGAGAAGACGGCGCGCCTCATCGAGGCCTGCTGCGCGAGCGGCGCCATCCTCGGCGGCGCCGCGGCGGGCGTCGCCGCGGCCTACAGCGACTTCGGCCGCAACATCGGCATGGCCTTCCAGATCGTCGACGACGTGCTCGACTACGAGGCGGATCCGGCGGTGCTCGGCAAGCCGGTGGGCAGCGACCTCGCCGAGGGCAAGCAGACCCTGCCGCTGCTCCTCGCCCACGCGGCGGCGCCGCCCGCGGGGCGCGCGCGCCTAGAGGCACTGCTGGCGGCCCAGGACGGCGATGCGGCGCGGCAGGAGATCGTCGAGCTGGTGCGCAGCCTCGGCGGCACCGTCGCGGCCCTGGCCGCGGCGCGGCGCTACGGCGAGGCAGCGCGGGCCGCGCTCGCGGGGCTGCCTGCGGGCGAGATCCGCGAGGCCCTGGACGCCACCGTCGACTACGTGGTGGAGCGCGAGCGCTAG
- the tatC gene encoding twin-arginine translocase subunit TatC — translation MRRRERRGGRGGPLGSARRAAAGLQLPAAGDADALQRGHRERGRVQRDLLHLDLPLPVGGSRLAGGGGGLDLRPALQQAERRSAAGQRRRDGERGRGQEARGLQHALPQDDRGLRPRRAAGQGQGVPRHLRSAAGWALAAGLQGARYAAAPRRQLAGAHGHRRPRRAALGDEGLDLHPHLRRRRDQPGPRLRAHPVPGQNRARRGRLGAGWRLRGRQRADQRAHRDRGQRALRQGAGLHAPGRRQVEAHPQAARAGRQGRGDGAGAERRAERELHGQVPRQLMADERRESLPRMPFLAHLEALRSLLIVGVIAVTVATAAAWTVAGRILDFLVTLLPAGATANVFAPAEAFMIRLKVSFATGLFASAPVLLWKLYDFLAPALYRRERGRLRVLLVLSALLFYAGTVFGYFVIVPLSLNYFFGLVTPSLHMTLGITDFFNLVAKMSVAFGIAFQLPIIIFLLSLLGLVSPRWLLSQWQMAIVVVLVLSAVLTPGGDMVGQTLMAAPLILLYLTSCALSLLVARRDRGRAASASVDTPPDL, via the coding sequence ATGCGGCGGCGCGAGCGTCGGGGCGGGCGGGGTGGTCCTCTCGGGAGCGCCCGCCGGGCCGCCGCTGGACTTCAACTTCCAGCCGCCGGCGACGCCGATGCCCTTCAGCGTGGACACCGCGAGCGAGGCCGAGTTCAGCGGGACCTCCTTCATCTCGACCTTCCGCTTCCAGTGGGAGGCTCGCGACTGGCAGGCGGAGGGGGCGGACTGGACCTGCGACCTGCGCTTCAGCAAGCTGAGCGCCGCTCAGCGGCGGGGCAGCGGCGTCGCGATGGAGAGCGAGGACGCGGTCAAGAAGCTCGAGGGCTTCAGCACGCGCTTCCGCAAGACGACCGAGGGCTTCGCCCCCGTCGCGCGGCCGGCCAAGGACAGGGAGTTCCTCGCCATCTTCGATCAGCTGCAGGGTGGGCTCTCGCCGCTGGACTTCAAGGTGCCCGCTACGCCGCCGCGCCTCGGCGACAGCTGGCTGGAGCCCATGGACATCGACGCCCTCGACGTGCTGCGCTCGGCGATGAAGGACTCGACCTTCACCCTCACCTACGCCGCCGACGAGACCAGCCAGGGCCGCGCCTGCGCGCGCATCCGGTACCAGGGCAAAATCGAGCTCGACGGGGTCGTCTCGGCGCCGGCTGGCGCCTCCGAGGGCGGCAGCGCGCAGATCAACGGGCGCATCGAGATCGAGGGCAGCGCGCTCTACGACAAGGCGCGGGGCTTCATGCTCCAGGACGTCGGCAAGTCGAAGCTCATCCTCAAGCAGCGCGCGCTGGACGACAAGGGCGCGGCGACGGGGCCGGAGCAGAGCGTCGTGCAGAACGTGAACTACACGGTCAAGTACCTCGGCAGCTGATGGCCGACGAGCGCCGCGAGAGTCTGCCGCGCATGCCCTTCCTGGCCCACCTGGAAGCGCTGCGCTCCCTGCTCATCGTCGGCGTCATCGCGGTGACGGTGGCGACGGCGGCGGCCTGGACCGTCGCCGGTCGCATCCTCGACTTCCTCGTCACGCTGCTGCCCGCCGGGGCGACGGCCAACGTCTTCGCCCCGGCCGAGGCCTTCATGATCCGGCTCAAGGTGAGCTTCGCGACCGGGCTCTTCGCAAGCGCGCCCGTCCTGCTCTGGAAGCTCTACGACTTCCTGGCGCCCGCGCTCTACCGGCGCGAGCGGGGGCGCCTGCGCGTGCTGCTCGTCCTCTCGGCCCTGCTCTTCTACGCGGGCACGGTCTTCGGCTACTTCGTGATCGTGCCGTTGAGCTTGAACTACTTCTTCGGCCTGGTCACGCCCAGCCTGCACATGACCCTGGGGATCACCGATTTCTTCAACCTCGTCGCCAAGATGAGCGTCGCCTTCGGCATCGCCTTCCAGCTGCCGATCATCATCTTCCTGCTCTCGCTGCTGGGGCTGGTCTCGCCGCGCTGGCTGCTCTCGCAGTGGCAGATGGCGATCGTCGTCGTGCTCGTCCTGAGCGCCGTGCTCACGCCGGGCGGGGACATGGTGGGGCAGACCCTGATGGCGGCGCCGCTCATCCTGCTCTACCTGACGAGCTGTGCGCTCTCGCTGCTCGTGGCGCGCCGCGATCGCGGGCGCGCGGCCAGCGCCTCCGTTGACACCCCGCCCGACCTGTGA